The Pseudorasbora parva isolate DD20220531a chromosome 19, ASM2467924v1, whole genome shotgun sequence genomic sequence ACACAATCTGAGATTCCAGAATGCATTTGACACTAAAGTGAAGTGTTGAAACATTCAGAATGCTGATCACTGGATGTGGTTTATCAGTAAAGCTGCTTATAAAGCACTAAAGATATGCAAGGATGTGGTTAAAGTTTTAGGGTTACAAGCCGTGTGTTATGCGTTAAAGCCGTTCTCTTTCACTTTCCGATcgggtcacatgatccttctcgCTTCTCTCCGCCTAAAGGTGAAACTCAGCAGAAACTGGCTCATCtgagctgatgatcagcatcatgggaccaacaaagcctgaaaagtttggtttggtttcatcaactcgaaactaatcctgtaaccctgagattgttaaactaccatcatggtacagcccctggctcatcttaccccatgaccaggggcctgtaccatgaagccggtttagcagatatgtttaagcttagtttgtgccaatcctgggttttaggaatcattaaagtggtttggctgtTAGCggtgttcatcgccatagtaacttacactccagggcaggttatggTCTGGATAAGATCTCAAGCTGAAATTAgcccaatcagctgtgagtaaagtgatgATGCACTGAAGCCCctccccctgtttctgctcATCAGTAAAGGTCACCACAGCAGATGGTcttaaagactaaagcgtctggcttttaataatgattatttataataatacttttaaaatgatttagatataattgatgtaattattatacccttaatcaatgacacatttatcattttagttaatcaattattaataggagtcttgtaataaagtagcagtggctggggCAGATTTTAAATATCTCCTCAAGATGTGATCTAATCcggtttacatgaaataagcctgAGCAGGTTTAGGCTAACGGATCTGTTGCTATGACaacaagtccaggatgagcttcgaagaaccaaacaatccgagatcGAGACAAAccgtcaacaatcaaatccagctcacAGAGTTAGCGGCGTACGAAGAACAGACCCCTGGTCATGGGGTAAGATGAGCCAGAGGCCTGTACCATGAGGGTAGTTTatcaaactcagggttacaggattaggttcgagttgacaaaaccaaaccaaacccatctattcaggctttgttggtcccatgatgctatCCCTGTAAACTCAGGCTCATCTTACCCCATGACCAGGGGCCTGTTCTTCGTACGCCGCTAACTCGTTTAGCTGGATTTAACTGTTGACGATTTGTCTCgatctcggattgtttggttcttcaaagATCATCCTGGACTtgttgtcatagcaacaggtccgttATCTTAAACCTGCTCAGGCTTATTTCATATAAACCGGATTAGATCACATCTTGAGCTGATGCTTAAAATCTGccccagccactgctactgtATTACAAGAGTTCATCACTGAACACGGGGCAATAACCATTTAAAATAGTAATAAataagtttatttgaaaataatattttaatgttgtgttaaatgtgtgtataatactatagacaGTCACTGGAttgagatttatttgtgaattgtgatgtaATAATTACTCTATAGatgtattggaggtttacacacattgtgcagttCATCTCCGTCGTGCATTAATGTGAGTGAGGACGGATATTATGGGATGCAGAGCAAGAGATGCAGATCGTTTGATCTTGAGcgttaagaaactttaattaataccgtcacataacaaatctgcttcaaattaaaaatgaaattacaacatttaaataatgtaaagtgtgtacaaatattataaaatcgtgaatataaataattgggaatctgtcaaatcatctcatcATGTATTAAGACCGGGCCCCTGCACACCGAGGCTCTGGAAGCAAACATCCACAAAGCCCTCGGTTTATTTACACATGTACAAAGCCAAACATAAGGAGAAATCACATGACACCCACAGCAAATGTTagcaatatttgttttattagaaaaaatataatatgtataaGCTATAATCTTTCTTTTCCGGGTCACGGAGAGCCCAATCGCGGACGGGCTCAGAGCCAAGTCCAGTCGGAGTTTtagtccaaacacacacacacgcgtgcgGATCAGCCTTACACACACACCGGAACGGGTCGACTTCCACCGGAGCGACCCATCCGGCCTCATCGCATTAGGAAGGCGAGTCCGGCGCCGATCCCCGCACAGCCCACAACAGCCATCAGTGTGTTACGAACCATAGACTCCACGTCCTGCTCGCGGAAAAACTCCACAAAGCcgtcctacacacacacacagagagagagagagaaacacatGAGTGGAAACACTGGCTTAAGTTCTGCTACACACACCTCACTGAATTATGCAGCGGCGGAAACACGAGCCATCCCCATTTAGGCTCCGTTTACACTgtacgtttgaagaatgatacaatgtaacgttctcttaacgtttgaagaatgatacaatgtaacgttctcttaacgtttgaagaatgacacaatgtaacgttctcttaacgtttgaagaatgatacaatgtaacgttctcttaacgtttgaagaatgatacaatgtaacgttcccttaacgtttgaagaatgacacaatgtaacgttctcttaacgtttgaagaatgatacaatgtaacgttctcttaacgtttgacgaatgatacaatgtaacgttcccttaacgtttgaagaatgatacaatgtaacgttctcttaacgtttgaagaatgatataatgtaacgttctcttaacgtttgaagaatgatacaatgtaacgttcccttaacgtttgaagaatgacacaatgtaacgttctcttaacgtttgaagaatgatacaatgtaacgttcccttaacgtttgaagaatgatacaatgtaacgttctcttaacgtttgaagaatgatacaatgtaacgttcccttaacgtttgaagaatgatacaatgtaacgttcccttaacgtttgaagaatgatacaatgtaacgttcccttaacgtttgaagaatgatacaatgtaacgttcccttaacgtttgaagaatgacacaatgtaacgttctcttaacgtttgaagaatgatacaatgtaacgttctcttaacgtttgaagaatgacacaatgtaacgttcccttaacgtttgaagaatgatacaatgtaacgttctcttaacgtttgaagaatgatacaatgtaacgttcccttaacgtttgaagaatgatacaatgtaacgttctcttaacgtttgaagaatgacacagtgtaacgttctcttaacgtttgaagaatgacacaatgtaacgttctcttaatgtttgaagaatgatacaatgtaacgttctcttaacgtttgaagaatgatacagtAACGGTCTATGAGCTCGACTCACCCAGCCATTGTTGCAGAGGAGCCAATGGTGCTGCTCTGAGATAAGATAGTTGGAGATCTGGTTCGCCACGGCCTCCACACACTCCTCCCGCCGCGCCTCCACCAGCCGCGTACAAACCACCGCTCCAAACGCCACCAAACTCGTGATCCGACCCCAGTTTGTTTTGCCATCTTTAAACATGGTCTTGGCGATTTGGCTGATGAAGTCCATCGACTTCGGCTCAGAGTCCAGCTGCAGACGCTGCAACATCCCTGAAGAGAACAAACACAGAGAACAACGTTAAATATCAATATACACAATCCAATTATAATCGAGAAATGTATGTTCTAGATAATCGATTACATTTTATgtttctacacacattagtgaaagaatgggtcgctctcaggagctcagtgaactcaagcgtggggccgtgataggctgacacctgtgcaataaggccattcctgacatttcctcactactaaatattccacgctcaactgttagtgggattagaacaaagtggaagccattgggaacaacagcaactcagccacgaagtgttaaatcccagagcggggtcagcgcatgctgagggtcacagtgcgcagaagtctccaactttctgcagagtcaacagctccagacctccagactcctgtggccttcagatgagctcaagaacagcggagagagcttcatggaatgggtttccatggccgagcagctcatccaagccttacatcgccaagagcaatgcaaagcgtgggatgcagtggagtaaagcagccgccactggactctagagcagtgagacgtgttctctgagcgaccaatcacgcttcagtctgacaatcccatggaggagtctgggtttggcggtcgccaggagaacgggactcgcctgactgcattgagccaagtgtaaagtttggtggaggggggattatggggtgggttggccccttagttccagtgaaagtaaCTCTTagtgcttcaccaagacattttggaaaatttcatgctcctgactttgtgggaacagtttgtggacggccccttgctgtcccagcatgactgcgctcaaCCCGAtggaacagctttgggatgaattagagcggagactgagagcctgACCtaacaaatgagcttctagaagaatgggcaaaaatccccataaacacactcctaaaccttgaggaaagccttcccagaagagctggagctgttagagagggtgggccgactccagattaaaccccacgggaTAACAATGGGGAGCTCGTGTGTGTGAAGAGGCGGCACAACACTTTTAGCAACACCTAACTCATGCAGCTCGTGTGCAAAGTAATGTACAGTCACAGTGCAATTAGACTTCTCTTTCACAATCGCATTCAAATCGAAAGGAATCTGAAATGGAATGTAATCTATTTACCCAAACATTCCTAACCAGTTTCAGTAATAGATAAGTGATTATACAGATATGATATCTGGCGCAACTTGCCCCGCCCCtttttgattgacagcacacTCTGACCACTGCACATTTCTACAGCGAGGTTTCTCGTTTccctttgcatttttttttaaatgtttcgcTTTCTAAACCgctgtgttttcatgtttatggcaccctccacacacacacacacacacacacacacacacacacacacacactaagcgCTGATAAGCGGAACTCGGGCAGTTCCGAGAATCGCACTGACGAACTTGCGGTTTGACGAGATAAATAAAACCCCACTGAGGGGAAAAACAGCGACATATATTTACTCACATTCAAATAATAGCACCAATAAAGCTAGATACCATTTTACATGATAGGCTATAACATCATCAGAcgtattataaataaacaaagaaGTAACCACAccaaataattacataattattGTTAGTGTTTTAACTAGGACCTGTTTACTCAGACATTTGTGTgatacattatataaaaatgttttattctcgtaagaaaaaaatgcattgttgGTCTAAAAGTAAACCCGTCGTTATGCGCATGCGCAGTCTTACCTTTGTAGACGAGCTGGTGCTTTTCGAGAATATCCGCGACGACGCGCCTCATTGTCGGGAGCGCGCGGTTGTGGCTCTTCTCCGGCGGGCACATTCCTGTGTGTGTTTGGTAGAAAACCAGCAAAAGCTGTCGAGTATCGCTTTCCAGTTCGTCAGGACCGATCTCCCGCGGGTCCGGTGTGGACGGGAGAGAGCCTTTGTCCTCGTAGCACTCGTGTAACGGTAGTCCCTTCATCCCGTTCGTCCCGGGCCTTAACGGCTTCGGCGCGAGATCGATCTCATCCGCGCACCCGTCTAGCTCGCCCTCCGTGCACGGCTTCAGCGAGGGCATCGTGTGCGCGCCCTGCGCTAAAAGACTAACCGCCGTTCGCCTCAAACCAAAATTCAGAGCCATATTCCCGCTTACAGACAAAAATAaagtgctaaataaaacttaataagATTAAAGCTTAGATTTGTTAGGGATAAAGCTCAGACGGCGAAGTGATGGTCGACACTCTTGTGTGAGTGAAGCGGAAGTCGTCGAGACGCAAACGCTTTTATTTCTGCGCCATGACGTGTCATTTTGCGTGTTTTCCATAATCCCGCCCCCAAAGCGCCATATATGGTTTTCCTTTCTAGCACTTCCTCGGAAATTCTTATGTTCTTTTCGCTTTTGCTGAGAACTGGTATGCGAGGAATGTTctgttaaattattatataatttcatTAGTGACATACAACataatgcgtgtgtgtgtgtgtgtgtgtgagagagagagagcaatcGGTACGTAAAGCTAAACCTGATACTAGTAACACACCCTATGACCCTTTACCCTCTGACTCATGGTCAGCcagcgttacacacacacacacacacacacacact encodes the following:
- the mcl1a gene encoding induced myeloid leukemia cell differentiation protein Mcl-1a: MALNFGLRRTAVSLLAQGAHTMPSLKPCTEGELDGCADEIDLAPKPLRPGTNGMKGLPLHECYEDKGSLPSTPDPREIGPDELESDTRQLLLVFYQTHTGMCPPEKSHNRALPTMRRVVADILEKHQLVYKGMLQRLQLDSEPKSMDFISQIAKTMFKDGKTNWGRITSLVAFGAVVCTRLVEARREECVEAVANQISNYLISEQHHWLLCNNGWDGFVEFFREQDVESMVRNTLMAVVGCAGIGAGLAFLMR